From the genome of Adhaeribacter pallidiroseus:
GCTGTTCCTGAATAAATTTTTAAATTTTCAGGCAGTTTAAATTCTAAAAAGTGCCATTTAGGATGCCGAACGTATCTTAAAAGTTATGCACTTACGGGTTTAATTGCAGGGGTTTTTAAGTTTTTTAATAAATATATCTTTCCCCCATTATTTCCAGTAAGTTCAGCATTAATTTTGCCTACTTCATTTATAAGCAGGTAGTAAAGTTTCATTAATTCATTAATCCATTCATCTTTTTAATACCTATAAGCTAGAGCTAAATATAACTGCTATAGATTTTGAAGCACCGGATTTAAAAATCAGAATTCCGTAAGTACAACTTACAAACCTTAAAATTTTAAAATACTTATGAATAAATTAATACTCCTGTTAACAATTGGTTTTCTAAACCTGCCATTGGTAGATCCGGTAAATGCAGCCGGAAAGTTTGAAGTGGCTCCCGCAGCCATAGTAGCCACCACACACCAAGAACCAGTTCAGGAAATAAAAATATATCCGAATCCAACTACCGGTAAACTATTTTTATCGCTCAAAGGCTTTCGGGAGAAGAATGTAGAGTTACAGGTAATAAACATAATAGGCAATGTGGTACTGCACGAAAAGTTTTACGAAACCGAAGATCAAACCACTAAAATACTGGAACTAAGCCGATTTAATAAAGGATTGTACTACATAAAACTACAAGCCGATAAATACAGCGAAATGCGAAAAGTATTCTTGAACTAAAAAACTAAGAGAGTAACGTAGCCGAACTAACACCAGCTCCTCGTTAAATAAATTTAATTTTTTTACTATTCTTCAAAAGGAGCTCATTTGCGCTCCTTTTTTGCTTTTTAATAAATCCCCCATTACGCAACCCACTAGCGGTTTAAGCTTCAGAAACGCAATTTTTTTTAAATTTTTAAAAAACAAGAGGTAAGACAATTGCTAGTAAATGTCCATGGGCACTTGCACAAAGAAAGTAGAGCCTTTATTTTCCTCGCTTTCGAACCAGATAGTACCGTGGTGTAATTCTACAATTAATTTAATAATAGACATTCCTAAACCGGTGGTTTTTTCTCCTCTAATGCCCCGGCGACGGGCTTTGGTAAATTTGTCGAACAAACATTTTTGGAAGCGTTCGGGTATACCAATACCGTTATCGGCTACCTGAATTATAACAAAACCGGCTTGTTCTTCGATGCTAACGGTTATCTGGCCGTTGTCGTTGGTAAATTTAATCGCATTAGAAATTAAGTTATTGATTGCCTGCATAAACTTCATCTCATCCAGGTACAGGTAAATGGGGTGGCCACTTGTTTTCAGGATAAAAACTTTGGCCAGTAAGTCGGCTTGCTGTTGGTAATTCTCCAACACGTTCGTTAATTTCTGCACAATATCAATGCGTTTTTTGCGCAGCACTACCTGCGATGATTCCAGAAATTCGTTGTCTACAAAATCATGAATCATATCGGAACCGACCTTGGCATTTTCCCGGATATAATGCAGCAACTTCGATAATTTCCCATCTTTGTCCGGAATTTGTTCTTCCAGTATATCTATTAAGCCCTGAATATTATTAAACGGACCGGCTAAATCGTGGGATAATATCTCGAGCGTAGCGTTCTTTTTGGCGTTAAATTCTAGAATGTTATGCAGGTATTCTTTTTGCTTCGAAATATCTTCGGCGTATCCGCTTACCAGCAGATGCTTGCCAGGCTCCGCGTGATTTGTGTAAATAGCTAAACTAAGGTGTTTTACAGCTTTATCCGGAAATAAAAGCCTAAATTCTATCTTCTTTTTACTTGCCCCTGCATCAGGTTTTGGTACTCGGCGTGTACATATTCCTGATCTTCGGGATGAAGGTAATCCAGCAGTATAGCTGGATTCTCGATTATAGCAACTGGCCTCCGGGCAAGTATATTTTCAACCGCCGGATTCAAATAAATAAATTGCTGCTTCTCCAGATCAAAAGTAAAATATACCTGACAAAAATAAGTAGCTATCTGCTCTTGGTGAGAACCTGAGAAAGAATCTTTTAATAACATATTTACAAGATAACACCTATCTCCTGCACTTACTTTATTTAAAAAACAAGAGGCTATAAAGATACTCATAAAATAATGAAAGAATTTATTTACCTGCGGGCAGAAGAATTACTACTTTTTATTCACAAATTTTTGCGCCGGTACTTTGGATTTTGCGTCTTGTACTTAATTGCTCTCGGCAAAGTTGGCACCGGTATGAAACGTGGAAGCTGGCAAACCCGCTTTGTTATACAAATTAGGTTCCGCAATATTATCCCAGGCAAACCGCACGGCCACCGGATTTTTAATTTCCGGGGCTTGCACAAGTACTGTTTTACCACTAATCTTGGCAGAAGCAGGCACAAACCGATTATCCGGTCCGGCTATTTCAAAGTGGGTTAGTTCTTTGCCGTTTTTTACTACTAATCCGGTTTCCACGTGATCAAAATTAATCCGGATTTTGTTACCTTCTACTTGCATGCTTTTGTACAAAGGGCCTGAATAAGTCACTTCTTTTTTGCCGTAGGTTTTCGCTAAAGCCAGATTAGCCAATCGTAAACCCACGTCTATCTTATTTCTGGGGTGAATATCGTCTTTATTACCAATATCACTGATAACCACCATGCCGGTACCAGGAGTAGTTAAAGTGCGTCGTTGAGCTTCGCGCAACATGGCGCCTTCGTGCGGTCGGCCGTACTTATAAGGTGCTAGTTGCACCAAATAAAAAGGAAAATCTTGCTGCCATTGTTGGCGCCAATTCTGTATTAAAGCCGGAAGCAACTGCGCATAATTGCCCGGATCACTCACGTTGGCTTCGCCCTGGTACCACAAAGCACCAGCCACCCGGTACGGAATAAGCGGGGCAATCATGGCGTTATAAGCTTTACCGGGTTTAACCGGCCCCCAGGGTACCTCCTCGAGTTTCGCCGCCGCCTGGGCTAAGCTTTGGTTTTGCGCAATAGCCTCAGGATTGATCCATACTTCGGCGGGCGTGCCTCCCCAACTACTATTAATTAGGCCAACCGGCTGATTTAGGGTTTGATGAATTTGCCGGCCAAAAAAGTAACCTACTGCGCTAAAATGCGGCATAGTTTGCGGCGTGCACACTACCCATTCGCCCGCGACATCAATTTGGGCGCCATCGGCGGATCTGTGAGGCACCGTAAAAAACCGGATGGACGGAAAATTAGCCTTGGGGATTTCCGGCGCTCCGTTATCAATACCGGCATTGGTGGTCCATTCCATGTTCGATTGCCCGGAGCACAGCCACACTTCTCCAATCAGTACATCTTCCAGGTTAATGGCGTTGTGCCCTTTTACTGTCATGGAAAAAGGACCTCCCGCCGCCGGCGTTTTGAGTTTTACTTGCCATTGCGCCAGATTACTCGCCTTTGTTTTAACGGCTTCCTGGTTCCAGCTGCCGGTAACCGTAACCTCTTCCCCGGGATTGCCCCAACCCCAAATAGTAACTTCGGCATTTTGTTGCAACACCATGTGGTTCCCGAATATCTTAGGCAAGGATACGGCCTTAGCCGGCACAATACTATGTATTAACGCCAAGCTAAGCGTAATGGTAAACAAGAAGAATCTAGACATGAAGTAAATTAAGTGGTTATTTCCTAACTACAATACTGATATTTATTTTTGAAGATAACAACGAGTGAGTTTCCGAATTTTTTAAATTTTTGCGTTGGTAGAGCCATGGCTTGGCCTAAATTTCTCGTTGACTGGTTTTTACTCACCAGCTCCGAACTTTTCTGCCCCAGGAGCCTCTTTTTTAACTTTAAAGAAGCGGCCCTGCCGTGCGCCAGGGTTCTACTCTGGCCGCAATGCATGTAACCCACCCACTTAAATTTTTAAAATTAGTACTTACCCTTTTGGTTACAATCCCCTTTATCGGTTCATGAAATCAGAAAAAATATGTGCGAATTTCCAAAACTTACCTGTAATTTACCGGTATTAACCAGCCTTATCCTGGGCCTAAACTCCATTCATCTGCTTTAATTATTGATTATGAACCACTTTACCCGCGGCAATTTTTTATCCGGCTGCTTTTTAAAAAGCAGTAGTTTGTTTCTTTTTTTTATTTGTAGTTCTATGGTACCGGTCCTAGCCCAAAAAGCCACCATTATTCCCATTGAAACGCAGCACTTTGGCATGGCCCTGCAGGTAGGAACCGACCAACGAGTCGGGATCATTCATTTTGGCACCAAACTAAATAATAGCGCCGAGTACCAGTACGCCCCGGCGATGAACCGGCGCGGCGACGATTATTCGGGCATTCTAAACGCCGCTTATACCCCCGGTGGGTCGCGCAACCTGGTAGAACCAGCTATACAGGTAACCCACGCCGACGGCAACACGTCGCTGGATTTACAGTACGTGCGCCACAATGTACAAAAAGCCGATAACAATGTTAGCACCACCAGTGTGGTGCTCCGCGACCCAGCCTATGGGCTGGAAGTTACCCTGTATTATAAAGTATACGCCGCCCAGGACGTAGTAGAACAATGGTCAGTAATTAAGAACAACGAAAAAGGCAACGTAACCCTTAATAAATACGCTTCAGCTAACCTGTACTTATCGGCAAATAATTATTGGCTGAAACACTACCATGGCGATTGGGCCAAAGAAATGCAACCCGAAGAAGTTCGCCTGACATCCGGTATTAAAGTACTCGACACGAAACTGGGTACCCGCGCCAACCTATACCAACCGCCTACCTTTATGGTTTCGCTGGACCGGCCGGCAACCGAAGACGAAGGCCGGGTGTTGTACGGCTCGGTAGAATGGACCGGTAATTTCCGGGTAGATTTAGAAGTAGATCCTTTAAATAATTTACGCCTGATTGCCGGCATTAACCCGCACGCCTCGGAATACACCTTAACCAAGGGCCAGGAATTTACTACACCGCTGTTTTTATATACCTATTCGGATAAAGGTAAAGGAGCCGCTAGCCGCAGCCTGCATCGCTGGGCCCGCCAATACCGCATCTTGCAAGGCAACGGCTCACGCCTGACTTTATTAAACAACTGGGAAGCTACTTTCTTTGATTTTAACGAACCCAAATTGGCCGAGTTAATTAAGGATACCAAAAAATTAGGCGTAGACTTGTTCTTACTCGACGACGGCTGGTTCGCCAACAAATATCCCCGCAACGCCGATAACGCCGGCCTCGGTGACTGGCAGGAAAACGTAAAAAAATTGCCGCACGGCATAGGTTATCTGGTAAAAGAAGCCCAGAACAACCAGGTAAAATTTGGTATTTGGGTAGAACCCGAAATGGTAAACCCCAAAAGTGAGCTGTACGAAAAGCACCCGGAATGGGTCATTAAAGAACCGAAGCGGCCCGAGCATTTGTACCGCAACCAATTGGTGCTGGATTTAAGTAACCCGAAAGTACAAGATTTTGTGTTCGGCGTACTGGATAATATTATGACCAAAAACCCAAATGTCGCTTTTTTTAAATGGGATTGCAATGCAGTTATATACAACGCGCACTCCGCGTATTTAAAAGATAAACAGTCGCATTTGTACGTCGATTATGTGCGGGGTTTATACCGGGTGCTGGAACGATTCCGGGCTAAATACCCCAACTTGCCCATGATGTTGTGTTCCGGTGGCGGTGGCCGCGTAGATTATGGGGCCTTAAAGTACTTTACCGAGTTCTGGGTAAGCGACAACACCGATCCGCTGGAGCGCATTTTTATGCAGTACGAGTATTCTTACTTTTTCCCGGCCATTGCCCACGACAACCACGTAACCGACTGGGGCAAGCAACCCATTAAATTCCGGACCGATGTTGCTATGATGGGGAAATTGGGTTTTGACATTGTAGTAAGCAAACTGGAACCGAATGATCTAAAATTCTGCCAGGACGCCGTAAGCACTTATAAATCGCTGAGTGACGTTATTTGGCACGGTGATTTATACCGTTTAGCCAGCCCGCGCGAAAACGATTTTGCCTCCGTGTTATACGTGAACGAGGCCCAAGACCGGGCCGTGATGTTTAACTATTTGGTATCGAGCCGTTACCAAGCTGGCACTACCTCTCCGATAAAACTCAGCGGTTTAAACCCAACTAAAAAGTATCAGGTAAAAGAAATTAATTTATATCCTGGCACAAAATCTAACATTACCGGCGAAACCAGCTTATCCGGCAATTACCTCATGACCATTGGCTTTAACCCCAACGTTAATGCCCGCCGGGCCAGCGTTATCCTCGAAGTAACGGAAATAAAGTAACGCCTAGAAGTTCCGGTTATCGGTTAATTTTGGGTGGATATATGGAATAGTTAAGGTAAATATAATGCAGATAACCGGAGTAACTCCGTTTATCTGATAGTTGTACCAAATTTAAAAAATGGAATATCCAGAAGAGTATGAGTTAATGGCGGTATTTGAGTCCGAACCAATTATGCTTGATCCAGATGTTCCATTTTATTATAACAAATCGACATATAAATACACAAACTCTGAAAAAGAGGAATTTACATTTTCGATTTTACCCTCATATAGTGAAATTTCCATTAATGTAACTATAGCTAATTTTGAAATTGCTAATTTGAGTTTGCAAAATATAAGAAACTTCAAAATACTAAGCGACAACAAATTAGAAAAAAGAATTATGTTATCTGGAGAAAACTACTTGCTGAAAATTCAATTGAAACCAAAATTCAGCATTCAGTTCAAAGAAGAAATAGAAAAATAGAAACTTGGTACAACACAATGTATACAAAACCCTTGCTTCGCTACAGGCTTTGCATACACGCAGCCCGTTGTGTTTAATTAAAATGAAAGAAGGATACAAATTCATAATACAACCTGACGGGAGTGAACGAGAAATCGACTGGCCTGAATTGAATCATTTAAAGAAGGATATTCTTTGGATTTTTGATGAGAATTATGGTGACCTTGGGAATGCCTTTGTTCCATCCTATTCATTTTCACAGAGATATTGGGAGTATTTAACTTTGGATGGTGATAAATGGTTTTATGAAGAAGATAAAGCCTTTTATCATCGGGGCTTGCTTATCATACTATTGTGTTGCTGTTCCGAATATATAGATATCCCAACAGGTAGCCAGGAAGTTTTTCCTCGTCAAGATTTACCAATAATTGCTAAATATGTAGAGGAATATAACTCTAAAAGTAAGGAAGAAATTCTTTTAAAGGACAAAATTCTATTAGGCTTAAACATTGCCCAGTCAATACCTGAGGACGACCTTAAAAACAAGGAGTATGTACATCCTAAAGTTGGGGAATACCATAAAGACATAAATGAAATTGGAAATCCAATAATAGAAAATTACTTTAAGTCTATTTTAGAAAAATAACTGAACACAACAAAAGCTAAAAACCATTAAAACGTTTTTTAGCCGCGGCCCGTTGGCGGAAGTTTTAAAAACAAAAAGTATTTTCTAACTTTAAAAGAAACTA
Proteins encoded in this window:
- a CDS encoding sialate O-acetylesterase, whose protein sequence is MSRFFLFTITLSLALIHSIVPAKAVSLPKIFGNHMVLQQNAEVTIWGWGNPGEEVTVTGSWNQEAVKTKASNLAQWQVKLKTPAAGGPFSMTVKGHNAINLEDVLIGEVWLCSGQSNMEWTTNAGIDNGAPEIPKANFPSIRFFTVPHRSADGAQIDVAGEWVVCTPQTMPHFSAVGYFFGRQIHQTLNQPVGLINSSWGGTPAEVWINPEAIAQNQSLAQAAAKLEEVPWGPVKPGKAYNAMIAPLIPYRVAGALWYQGEANVSDPGNYAQLLPALIQNWRQQWQQDFPFYLVQLAPYKYGRPHEGAMLREAQRRTLTTPGTGMVVISDIGNKDDIHPRNKIDVGLRLANLALAKTYGKKEVTYSGPLYKSMQVEGNKIRINFDHVETGLVVKNGKELTHFEIAGPDNRFVPASAKISGKTVLVQAPEIKNPVAVRFAWDNIAEPNLYNKAGLPASTFHTGANFAESN
- a CDS encoding PAS domain-containing protein produces the protein MLLKDSFSGSHQEQIATYFCQVYFTFDLEKQQFIYLNPAVENILARRPVAIIENPAILLDYLHPEDQEYVHAEYQNLMQGQVKRR
- a CDS encoding alpha-galactosidase — protein: MVPVLAQKATIIPIETQHFGMALQVGTDQRVGIIHFGTKLNNSAEYQYAPAMNRRGDDYSGILNAAYTPGGSRNLVEPAIQVTHADGNTSLDLQYVRHNVQKADNNVSTTSVVLRDPAYGLEVTLYYKVYAAQDVVEQWSVIKNNEKGNVTLNKYASANLYLSANNYWLKHYHGDWAKEMQPEEVRLTSGIKVLDTKLGTRANLYQPPTFMVSLDRPATEDEGRVLYGSVEWTGNFRVDLEVDPLNNLRLIAGINPHASEYTLTKGQEFTTPLFLYTYSDKGKGAASRSLHRWARQYRILQGNGSRLTLLNNWEATFFDFNEPKLAELIKDTKKLGVDLFLLDDGWFANKYPRNADNAGLGDWQENVKKLPHGIGYLVKEAQNNQVKFGIWVEPEMVNPKSELYEKHPEWVIKEPKRPEHLYRNQLVLDLSNPKVQDFVFGVLDNIMTKNPNVAFFKWDCNAVIYNAHSAYLKDKQSHLYVDYVRGLYRVLERFRAKYPNLPMMLCSGGGGRVDYGALKYFTEFWVSDNTDPLERIFMQYEYSYFFPAIAHDNHVTDWGKQPIKFRTDVAMMGKLGFDIVVSKLEPNDLKFCQDAVSTYKSLSDVIWHGDLYRLASPRENDFASVLYVNEAQDRAVMFNYLVSSRYQAGTTSPIKLSGLNPTKKYQVKEINLYPGTKSNITGETSLSGNYLMTIGFNPNVNARRASVILEVTEIK
- a CDS encoding sensor histidine kinase, which translates into the protein MLHYIRENAKVGSDMIHDFVDNEFLESSQVVLRKKRIDIVQKLTNVLENYQQQADLLAKVFILKTSGHPIYLYLDEMKFMQAINNLISNAIKFTNDNGQITVSIEEQAGFVIIQVADNGIGIPERFQKCLFDKFTKARRRGIRGEKTTGLGMSIIKLIVELHHGTIWFESEENKGSTFFVQVPMDIY
- a CDS encoding T9SS type A sorting domain-containing protein, which produces MNKLILLLTIGFLNLPLVDPVNAAGKFEVAPAAIVATTHQEPVQEIKIYPNPTTGKLFLSLKGFREKNVELQVINIIGNVVLHEKFYETEDQTTKILELSRFNKGLYYIKLQADKYSEMRKVFLN